One stretch of Micromonospora echinospora DNA includes these proteins:
- a CDS encoding Nif3-like dinuclear metal center hexameric protein, with product MVAALDRRYPPAWAEEWDRVGLVVGEPDHPVRRIACVVDVVPETVDEALEAGADMIVAHHPLLLRGVSSVAATTYKGRIVHRLIKADVALYVAHTNADVADPGVSDALAARFGLTGLRPLHPPRPGSPADGPGRGIGRIGELPEPMTLAELTRLAAAVLPVTAWGVRAAGDPGRMVRTLAVSGGSGDGFLAEATAAGVDAFLTADLRHHPAGEHLAAGGPALLDAAHWATERPWLDDLAAHLAGELGVETVVSDLDTDPWTVHAAAPRPDDKEPRREG from the coding sequence GTGGTGGCCGCCCTGGACCGCCGTTATCCGCCCGCCTGGGCCGAGGAATGGGACCGGGTCGGCCTGGTGGTGGGCGAGCCCGACCACCCGGTACGCCGGATCGCCTGCGTGGTGGACGTGGTCCCGGAGACCGTGGACGAGGCCCTCGAAGCCGGCGCGGACATGATCGTCGCGCACCACCCGCTGCTGCTGCGCGGCGTCTCCTCGGTGGCCGCCACCACGTACAAGGGCCGGATCGTGCACCGGTTGATCAAGGCGGACGTCGCGCTGTACGTCGCGCACACAAACGCCGACGTGGCCGATCCCGGCGTGTCCGACGCGCTCGCCGCCCGGTTCGGGCTGACCGGACTGCGCCCGCTGCACCCGCCCCGCCCCGGCTCGCCCGCCGACGGCCCCGGCCGGGGCATCGGCCGCATCGGCGAGCTGCCCGAGCCGATGACGCTGGCCGAGCTGACCCGGCTGGCCGCCGCCGTGCTCCCGGTCACCGCCTGGGGCGTTCGCGCCGCCGGGGATCCCGGGCGTATGGTTCGTACCCTCGCCGTCAGCGGCGGCTCGGGGGACGGTTTCCTCGCCGAGGCGACCGCGGCCGGGGTGGACGCGTTCCTCACCGCGGACCTGCGTCACCACCCGGCCGGGGAACACCTCGCCGCGGGCGGCCCGGCGCTGCTGGACGCCGCCCACTGGGCGACGGAGCGACCCTGGCTGGACGACCTGGCCGCCCACCTGGCCGGCGAGCTGGGCGTCGAGACCGTGGTGTCCGACCTGGACACCGACCCGTGGACCGTGCACGCCGCCGCGCCCCGGCCGGACGACAAGGAGCCCCGACGTGAAGGCTGA
- a CDS encoding flavoprotein, whose product MSGPETASGHRRVLYVIACGSPLARHVGRLVDLAQQEEWTVCVVTTPDGAKFVDRAALARQTGHPVRTHYKNPGDLDVLPPADAMLVCPATVNTINKWAVGITDTLALGLLVEAQGMGVPIAAVPYTNEAMAGHPAFRASLDRLAGWGVRVVFGDHVVRLHPPGMGERRADAFPWDAGLAALRGADRPVAPVG is encoded by the coding sequence ATGAGCGGTCCGGAGACCGCGAGCGGGCACCGGCGGGTGCTCTACGTCATCGCCTGCGGTTCGCCGCTGGCCCGTCACGTCGGCCGGCTGGTCGACCTCGCCCAGCAGGAGGAGTGGACGGTCTGCGTGGTCACCACGCCGGACGGCGCGAAGTTCGTCGACCGGGCGGCCCTGGCCCGGCAGACCGGCCACCCGGTCCGTACGCACTACAAGAACCCGGGTGACCTGGACGTGCTGCCCCCGGCGGACGCCATGCTGGTGTGCCCGGCCACCGTCAACACGATCAACAAGTGGGCGGTCGGCATCACCGACACCCTCGCGCTCGGCCTGCTGGTCGAGGCGCAGGGGATGGGGGTGCCGATCGCTGCCGTCCCGTACACGAACGAGGCGATGGCCGGGCACCCGGCGTTCCGGGCCAGCCTCGACCGGCTGGCCGGGTGGGGCGTCCGGGTGGTCTTCGGCGACCACGTCGTACGCCTGCATCCGCCCGGCATGGGGGAGCGGCGCGCGGACGCCTTCCCCTGGGACGCCGGCCTGGCCGCCCTGCGCGGCGCGGACCGGCCGGTAGCCCCGGTCGGCTGA
- a CDS encoding helix-turn-helix domain-containing protein, translating to MDELPIGRRVAYWRSRRKMSQQVFADRLGKSKSWVDKVERGVRRLDKFSVLYEIADILQIDVQLLHGKDPERRADALNCIDQVEVEEIRTALERYDSMSAYFDAAPCPPPLADMRKAVNHAWLTYQYGRYGMLTRALPKLLRDAQAADAGYATGDQVREAAHLLGQVYQIASSVLRKLGECDLAWLAADRSMAVAQRADDPLLAGIATTRVCNALVAMGRPRPALELNVRIAGRLAPGGDNDVRPERLSVYGMLLLQGAMAAARIGDSATVDDLLAGAAEAATMLGGDHNYYWTSFGPTNLELHRAAAAVELGDGGRAVETHLRLSEPAFNALLPERRAHHLLDLARGYSQIGDVANAGDMLLRGDRLAPSEIRCRPIAHELMSEILRRTRGAPPPPIAELAEHMGVGV from the coding sequence ATGGACGAACTGCCCATAGGCCGGCGGGTGGCGTACTGGCGGAGCCGGCGCAAGATGTCCCAGCAGGTCTTCGCCGACCGGCTCGGCAAGTCCAAGAGCTGGGTGGACAAGGTGGAGCGTGGCGTCCGCCGGCTGGACAAATTCTCCGTCCTCTACGAGATCGCCGACATCCTCCAGATCGACGTGCAGCTGCTGCACGGCAAGGACCCGGAGCGGCGTGCCGACGCGCTCAACTGCATCGACCAGGTCGAGGTGGAGGAAATCCGCACCGCCCTGGAGCGGTACGACTCGATGAGCGCCTACTTCGACGCGGCGCCCTGCCCCCCGCCGCTGGCCGACATGCGCAAGGCCGTGAACCACGCCTGGCTGACCTACCAGTACGGCCGGTACGGCATGCTCACCCGCGCGCTGCCCAAGCTGCTGCGCGACGCCCAGGCGGCGGACGCCGGGTACGCCACCGGCGACCAGGTACGCGAGGCCGCCCACCTGCTCGGGCAGGTCTACCAGATCGCCTCCTCGGTGCTGCGCAAGCTCGGCGAGTGCGACCTCGCCTGGCTGGCCGCCGACCGGTCGATGGCGGTGGCCCAACGCGCCGACGACCCGCTGCTGGCCGGGATCGCCACCACGAGGGTCTGCAACGCGCTGGTCGCGATGGGCCGCCCCCGCCCCGCGCTGGAGCTCAACGTGCGCATCGCCGGCCGGCTCGCGCCCGGCGGCGACAACGACGTCCGACCGGAACGTCTCTCCGTCTACGGCATGCTGCTGCTGCAGGGCGCGATGGCCGCCGCCCGGATCGGCGACTCGGCGACAGTGGACGACCTGCTCGCCGGCGCGGCCGAGGCCGCGACGATGCTCGGCGGCGACCACAACTACTACTGGACCTCCTTCGGGCCGACCAACCTGGAGCTGCACCGGGCCGCCGCCGCCGTCGAACTGGGCGACGGCGGCCGGGCGGTGGAGACGCACCTGCGGCTGTCCGAGCCCGCGTTCAACGCGCTGCTGCCGGAACGCCGCGCGCACCACCTGCTCGACCTGGCCCGGGGCTACTCCCAGATCGGCGACGTCGCCAACGCCGGGGACATGTTGCTGCGCGGTGACCGGCTCGCACCCTCCGAGATCCGGTGCCGGCCGATAGCGCACGAATTGATGTCTGAGATTCTCCGTCGCACACGTGGTGCGCCGCCTCCGCCGATCGCGGAGTTGGCTGAGCACATGGGAGTCGGAGTATGA
- a CDS encoding bifunctional DNA primase/polymerase — MWRNVRPRVAHLSPLERVRLRRVAVRYALHGWPVTPGACLANSRFVCGRAGCPTVGCHPALEDWEHAASTDAARVATWWRSRPHGVLLPTGHAFDVLEVAAHLGRQVLDAVATHPAGFGVRGPALVTPTGRWMFLVRPGDPLRPELEHCFHVVRHGPGSWIPAPPTRLPEGTVRWAVAPEQARWQLPDSYLVQNALIAALRAAGVTLGADLFPGHLPLPRRGH; from the coding sequence ATGTGGAGGAATGTCCGACCGCGCGTCGCTCACCTGTCCCCGCTGGAACGGGTCCGGCTGCGCCGCGTCGCGGTACGGTACGCGCTGCACGGCTGGCCGGTCACCCCTGGCGCCTGCCTGGCCAACAGCCGCTTCGTCTGCGGCCGGGCCGGCTGCCCCACAGTGGGCTGCCACCCCGCGCTTGAGGACTGGGAGCACGCCGCCAGCACCGACGCGGCCCGGGTGGCCACCTGGTGGCGCAGCCGCCCGCACGGCGTCCTGCTCCCCACCGGGCACGCGTTCGACGTGCTCGAGGTCGCCGCCCACCTGGGCCGGCAGGTGCTCGACGCGGTCGCCACCCATCCCGCCGGGTTCGGCGTACGCGGACCGGCGCTGGTCACCCCGACCGGCCGCTGGATGTTCCTGGTCCGCCCCGGCGACCCGCTGCGCCCGGAGCTGGAGCACTGCTTCCACGTGGTACGCCACGGACCCGGCTCGTGGATCCCCGCTCCGCCGACCCGGCTGCCGGAGGGGACGGTGCGCTGGGCGGTCGCCCCGGAGCAGGCCCGCTGGCAGCTGCCCGACTCCTACCTGGTGCAGAACGCGCTGATCGCCGCGTTACGCGCGGCCGGCGTGACACTCGGCGCGGACCTGTTCCCCGGCCACCTCCCGCTCCCCCGGCGGGGCCACTGA
- a CDS encoding FAD:protein FMN transferase — protein MGTAISLDLADDLPQGTLHELAEDTFGWLREVDARFSTYRDDSEVCRVDRGELRPADASADLRAVLAACADLWTATDGYFDVYATGRLDPSGYVKGWAAQVASDRLVAAGAPNHCVNAGGDVRVRGHDAAGERWRIGVRHPWDPAATCLVLTGTDLAVATSGVYERGHHVVDPRRGAPAKGLRSVTVVGPDLGVADAYATAAVAMGGPGLIWLDGLPSPWQHAVVTEDTHQHHSRTLPTLPAVPT, from the coding sequence ATGGGTACGGCGATCAGCCTCGACCTGGCCGACGACCTGCCCCAGGGGACCCTGCACGAGCTGGCCGAGGACACGTTCGGCTGGCTGCGTGAGGTCGACGCGCGGTTCAGCACGTACCGGGACGACAGCGAGGTGTGCCGGGTGGACCGGGGCGAGCTGCGGCCCGCCGACGCCTCCGCCGACCTGCGCGCCGTGCTGGCGGCCTGCGCCGACCTGTGGACCGCCACCGACGGCTACTTCGACGTGTACGCGACCGGGCGGCTCGACCCGTCCGGCTACGTCAAGGGCTGGGCGGCGCAGGTCGCCTCGGACCGGCTGGTGGCCGCCGGCGCACCGAACCACTGCGTGAACGCGGGCGGCGACGTGCGCGTACGCGGCCACGACGCGGCCGGGGAACGGTGGCGGATCGGGGTGCGGCATCCCTGGGACCCGGCGGCGACCTGTCTGGTGCTGACCGGCACCGACCTGGCGGTCGCCACCTCCGGCGTGTACGAGCGCGGGCACCACGTGGTGGACCCGCGCCGGGGCGCCCCGGCGAAGGGCTTGCGCTCGGTGACTGTGGTGGGCCCGGACCTGGGCGTCGCCGACGCGTACGCGACAGCTGCGGTGGCCATGGGCGGACCCGGCCTCATCTGGCTGGACGGCCTACCGTCCCCCTGGCAGCACGCCGTGGTCACCGAGGACACCCACCAACACCACTCCCGCACCCTCCCCACCCTTCCTGCCGTCCCCACCTGA
- a CDS encoding FMN-binding protein — MRRALLAITGLAAGTTALVVLKGAPGSGQTVPDVPVALAPVTPGGSAAPEPPSPTAAASGSATPSSRASAKPTPKPSADRSPASQGGTRTRTTPAAPRTTTSAPKVTTRTVTGPSVTYEYGSLRVRITLSGSRIVDATAIGLPLGGQSGQRSDDVQARYSGTSGEVVARQSASLSTVSGATYTSTAYKQSLQAALDKA, encoded by the coding sequence ATGCGTCGCGCGCTCCTCGCGATCACCGGACTGGCCGCCGGCACCACCGCACTCGTGGTGCTCAAGGGCGCGCCGGGCAGCGGGCAGACCGTGCCGGACGTGCCCGTCGCGCTGGCGCCGGTCACCCCGGGCGGCTCGGCGGCGCCCGAGCCGCCGTCGCCCACCGCCGCGGCGTCCGGCAGCGCCACGCCGTCGTCGCGCGCCTCGGCGAAGCCCACCCCGAAGCCGTCCGCCGACCGCAGCCCGGCCAGCCAGGGCGGCACCCGTACGCGCACCACGCCCGCCGCGCCCCGGACCACCACCAGCGCGCCCAAGGTCACCACCCGCACGGTGACCGGGCCGTCGGTCACCTACGAGTACGGCTCGCTCCGCGTCCGGATCACGCTCAGCGGCAGCCGGATCGTCGACGCCACGGCGATCGGGCTGCCGCTGGGTGGGCAGTCCGGGCAGCGCAGCGACGACGTGCAGGCCCGCTACAGCGGCACCTCGGGTGAGGTGGTGGCCCGGCAGAGCGCCAGCCTGAGCACCGTCTCCGGGGCCACCTACACCAGCACCGCGTACAAGCAGTCGTTGCAGGCCGCGCTGGACAAGGCGTGA
- a CDS encoding ferredoxin reductase family protein, whose protein sequence is MTYQETRAAGRRTGHSAPYGGRPAAPVPPARPRRGPGGRRALAALFWLGLVAAVLPWWLDTPAGSLADTADLLTAGGRITGLIAGYLLLVQVLMMSRLGVLERALGGERISRLHRDLGATLLVTVLTHMSLLVVGYSRQEQNSVFGEVGVLLTDYEDMITAFAAAGVLVTVAVTAVRAVRRRLPYELWHVLHAAGYLTLLLGYAHQFSNGAQLHEPGLVRTGWIAGYVLVVAALVWGRVLAPLAFNLRHRLRVADVVAESPDTVSVYLTGQRLNQIDLLGGQFFRWRFLNPGCWWQSHPFSVSAAANDRWLRITVKVVGGYTAELRDLTPGTRVWAQGPSGTFTAAHRTRERALLIAGGSGIAPLRAMLEELPPGAALIYRARTPADVLLHQELDWLAQARQTSVWYVVGSRDDPGPRQVMNPEGLRRLVPDLTRRDVYLCGPGGLVDEAVAALRAAGVPRRQIHLTAFEL, encoded by the coding sequence GTGACGTACCAGGAAACCCGCGCCGCCGGCCGTCGTACCGGGCACTCCGCCCCGTACGGCGGCCGTCCGGCTGCTCCCGTACCCCCGGCTCGTCCGCGCCGCGGACCCGGCGGCCGGCGCGCGCTCGCCGCGCTCTTCTGGCTGGGTCTGGTCGCCGCGGTCCTGCCGTGGTGGCTGGACACCCCGGCCGGGTCGCTCGCCGACACCGCCGACCTGCTCACCGCGGGCGGCCGGATCACCGGCCTGATCGCCGGCTACCTGCTGCTGGTCCAGGTTCTGATGATGAGCCGGCTCGGCGTGCTGGAACGCGCGCTCGGCGGCGAGCGGATCTCCCGGCTGCACCGGGATCTCGGCGCGACGCTGCTGGTGACGGTGCTCACGCACATGTCGCTGCTGGTGGTCGGCTACTCCCGCCAGGAGCAGAACTCGGTGTTCGGCGAGGTCGGCGTGCTGCTGACCGACTACGAGGACATGATCACCGCGTTCGCCGCGGCCGGCGTCCTGGTCACCGTCGCGGTCACCGCGGTACGCGCCGTGCGCCGTCGCCTGCCGTACGAGCTGTGGCACGTGCTGCACGCGGCCGGCTACCTGACGCTGCTGCTCGGGTACGCGCACCAGTTCAGCAACGGCGCGCAGCTGCACGAGCCGGGCCTGGTGCGTACCGGCTGGATCGCCGGGTACGTGCTGGTGGTGGCCGCGCTGGTGTGGGGCCGGGTGCTCGCGCCGCTGGCGTTCAACCTGCGGCACCGGCTGCGCGTGGCCGACGTGGTGGCGGAGAGCCCGGACACCGTGTCGGTCTACCTGACCGGGCAGCGGCTCAACCAGATCGACCTGCTCGGCGGCCAGTTCTTCCGCTGGCGCTTCCTCAACCCCGGTTGCTGGTGGCAGTCGCACCCGTTCTCCGTCTCCGCCGCCGCGAACGACAGGTGGCTGCGGATCACGGTGAAGGTCGTCGGCGGGTACACCGCCGAGCTGCGCGATCTGACGCCCGGCACCCGGGTCTGGGCGCAGGGCCCCTCCGGCACGTTCACCGCCGCGCACCGTACCCGGGAACGGGCCCTGCTCATCGCCGGTGGCAGCGGCATCGCCCCGCTGCGGGCCATGCTGGAGGAGTTGCCGCCCGGCGCGGCCCTGATCTACCGCGCCCGTACCCCGGCCGACGTGCTGCTGCACCAGGAGCTGGACTGGCTCGCGCAGGCCCGGCAGACCTCCGTCTGGTACGTCGTCGGCAGCCGCGACGACCCCGGCCCCCGCCAGGTGATGAACCCGGAAGGGTTGCGCCGCCTGGTGCCCGACCTGACCCGGCGCGACGTCTACCTGTGCGGCCCCGGCGGCCTGGTCGACGAGGCGGTCGCCGCGCTGCGGGCGGCCGGCGTGCCCCGCCGGCAGATCCACCTGACCGCGTTCGAGCTGTAG
- a CDS encoding DUF1501 domain-containing protein produces the protein MTVNPYPLHPECPDLRRLADNPAEALLRAEADIVAAENAAEADRYRRLEEIEEAQQDGRGVTRRTFVAGAAATATALATAQFVTTSASFAATKTGTLIHVFLYGGLDGLSLVAPASDPVLAKARPDLLLAEDSLALARGFKLTSAFAPLDKWLKAGQLGFVPAVSDPRLSRSHFQAADACNLGGLPGETGGRGWLDSLVDALGKGTAFRSVGIGSTLPRSLVGVNGAISLNSVGDLRLNGADKYRAATEKAIRGLFTGINHPVEEAVQEGMGALATAQKLAAKPYAAAEGVQYQGVGNAFKQLAQLIKGGANVRVATVGMGGYDTHENQGTREGGQLWRRLNELAKAMAAFFTDLGDQAADVTIMVSSEFGRRVASNSGGTDHGHGGVVTVLSGRKLTSSLLGTWNGLDKLDSGDVPEYNNMFNVYGSVAQGRFGLTNAEVDKVFPRQKFTPVKIYA, from the coding sequence ATGACCGTGAACCCGTACCCCCTGCACCCCGAATGCCCCGACCTGCGGCGGCTGGCCGACAACCCGGCCGAGGCGCTGCTGCGCGCGGAGGCGGACATCGTCGCGGCCGAGAACGCGGCCGAGGCCGACCGGTACCGCCGGCTGGAGGAGATCGAGGAGGCCCAGCAGGACGGCCGGGGCGTCACCCGGCGTACCTTCGTCGCGGGCGCCGCGGCCACCGCGACCGCGCTGGCCACCGCCCAGTTCGTCACCACGTCGGCGTCGTTCGCGGCGACGAAGACCGGCACGCTGATCCACGTCTTCCTCTACGGCGGGCTGGACGGGCTGAGCCTGGTCGCCCCGGCGAGCGACCCGGTGCTCGCCAAGGCCCGCCCCGACCTGCTGCTCGCCGAGGACTCGCTGGCGCTGGCCCGCGGGTTCAAGCTGACCAGCGCGTTCGCGCCGCTGGACAAGTGGCTCAAGGCCGGTCAGCTCGGCTTCGTGCCGGCCGTGTCCGACCCGCGGCTGTCCCGCAGCCACTTCCAGGCCGCCGACGCCTGCAACCTGGGCGGCCTGCCCGGCGAGACCGGCGGCCGGGGCTGGCTGGACAGCCTGGTCGACGCGCTCGGCAAGGGCACCGCGTTCCGCAGCGTCGGCATCGGCAGCACGCTGCCCCGCTCGCTCGTCGGCGTGAACGGCGCGATCTCCCTCAACAGCGTCGGCGACCTGCGGCTCAACGGTGCCGACAAGTACCGCGCGGCCACCGAGAAGGCGATCCGCGGCCTGTTCACCGGCATCAACCACCCGGTCGAGGAGGCGGTGCAGGAGGGCATGGGCGCGCTGGCCACCGCGCAGAAGCTCGCCGCGAAGCCGTACGCCGCCGCGGAGGGCGTCCAGTACCAGGGCGTCGGCAACGCGTTCAAGCAGCTCGCCCAGCTCATCAAGGGCGGCGCGAACGTGCGTGTGGCCACCGTCGGCATGGGCGGCTACGACACCCACGAGAACCAGGGCACCCGCGAGGGCGGCCAGCTCTGGCGGCGGCTCAACGAGCTGGCCAAGGCGATGGCCGCGTTCTTCACCGACCTGGGCGACCAGGCGGCGGACGTGACGATCATGGTGTCCAGCGAGTTCGGCCGGCGGGTCGCCTCGAACAGCGGCGGCACCGACCACGGCCACGGCGGCGTCGTCACCGTGCTGTCCGGCCGCAAGCTGACCAGCTCGCTGCTCGGCACCTGGAACGGGCTGGACAAGTTGGACAGCGGCGACGTGCCGGAGTACAACAACATGTTCAACGTCTACGGATCCGTCGCGCAGGGCCGCTTCGGCCTGACCAACGCCGAAGTGGACAAGGTCTTCCCCCGGCAGAAGTTCACCCCGGTCAAGATCTACGCGTGA
- a CDS encoding DUF1800 domain-containing protein, producing the protein MADLNVPPRRPRDDRGWDGYQHPHPDGYRDPHAAPYAGGHPAPASGPQWVGPDGFAPAAAGYPPQGGFPQQGGYAQPAGGYGPPPGPGLPTLDDDRDEPPNRGRRRALATLGGAAVVAGGAAFALSPQVRGLFTGDAPAGDATGTVTTDGNAARPSGQQPSTVRTYTEQNESYMGSRAGEALKRNAPSGGRLYGSPAAAAEATKVTVKTVLAKDAIRHLATRTTFGATPKVLADIKRLGIDDWLRLQLEPEKIAPTKAELKLAELTSLKLSPTQLRDQREQLNEKGVAPARETVDATIARQVWSDRQLFEVMVDFWNDFLHVAADFDGGENYRNAFDRDVIRKHALGSYPDMLVAANKHPALLLYLNQVDSRKDAVNENLARENLELYSVGVDGGYTEKDVRQAALLQTGRGVADGKYKFFAERHYLGKVKILGFSHANNSDDPVAADKVIDSYIRYIAMHPSTARYVAQNLATRFVSDTPPKSVVDRLAKAYTTNKGQIRPVLATLFSSSEFWAAVGQKVRRPMEYLVATYRALGVSPEAAPGYSGDQRRTPFAQGLRQIQDKMRELGQYPMGKPTPDGYADVYLAWTSAGTMIDGWNEAGDLIAGYRKQFTFVKPEKLVAKPPATAGAYVDALAQRLVHQKLSAKEKKLVLAVAGVAESAKVDATFNGAIAAVARTILASPQHHLR; encoded by the coding sequence GGGCCGGACGGCTTCGCCCCCGCCGCCGCTGGCTACCCTCCGCAGGGCGGCTTCCCCCAGCAGGGCGGCTACGCCCAGCCCGCCGGCGGGTACGGCCCGCCGCCCGGCCCGGGACTGCCCACCCTGGACGACGACCGCGACGAGCCCCCGAACCGGGGCCGCCGCCGGGCGCTGGCCACCCTCGGCGGCGCCGCGGTGGTCGCCGGTGGCGCGGCCTTCGCGCTGTCCCCGCAGGTACGCGGACTGTTCACCGGTGACGCCCCGGCCGGTGACGCCACCGGCACGGTGACCACCGACGGCAACGCCGCGCGGCCCAGCGGCCAGCAGCCCAGCACGGTACGCACCTACACCGAGCAGAACGAGAGCTACATGGGCTCCCGGGCGGGCGAGGCGCTCAAGCGCAACGCGCCCTCCGGCGGCCGGCTCTACGGCAGCCCGGCCGCCGCCGCCGAGGCGACCAAGGTGACTGTGAAGACGGTGCTCGCCAAGGACGCGATCCGGCACCTCGCCACCCGCACCACGTTCGGCGCCACCCCGAAGGTGCTCGCCGACATCAAGCGGCTCGGCATCGACGACTGGCTGCGCCTGCAGCTCGAACCGGAGAAGATCGCCCCGACGAAGGCGGAGCTGAAGCTGGCCGAGCTGACCTCGCTCAAGCTCAGCCCGACCCAGCTTCGCGACCAGCGCGAGCAGCTCAACGAGAAGGGCGTCGCCCCGGCCCGGGAGACGGTGGACGCCACCATCGCCCGGCAGGTCTGGTCGGACCGCCAGCTGTTCGAGGTGATGGTCGACTTCTGGAACGACTTCCTGCACGTCGCGGCCGACTTCGACGGCGGGGAGAACTACCGCAACGCGTTCGACCGGGACGTCATCCGCAAGCACGCGCTCGGCAGCTACCCGGACATGCTCGTCGCCGCGAACAAGCACCCGGCGCTGCTGCTCTACCTGAACCAGGTCGACTCGCGCAAGGACGCGGTCAACGAGAACCTGGCCCGGGAGAACCTGGAGCTGTACTCCGTCGGTGTCGACGGCGGCTACACCGAGAAGGACGTACGCCAGGCCGCGCTGCTCCAGACCGGACGCGGCGTCGCCGACGGCAAGTACAAGTTCTTCGCCGAGCGGCACTACCTCGGCAAGGTGAAGATCCTCGGGTTCAGCCACGCCAACAACTCCGACGATCCGGTGGCCGCCGACAAGGTCATCGACTCGTACATCCGCTACATCGCGATGCACCCGTCGACCGCCCGGTACGTGGCGCAGAACCTCGCCACCCGGTTCGTCTCCGACACTCCGCCGAAGTCCGTGGTGGACCGGCTCGCCAAGGCGTACACCACGAACAAGGGGCAGATCCGCCCGGTGCTGGCGACGCTGTTCAGCTCCTCGGAGTTCTGGGCCGCGGTCGGCCAGAAGGTACGCCGCCCGATGGAGTACCTGGTCGCCACGTACCGGGCGCTCGGCGTCTCGCCGGAAGCGGCCCCCGGCTACTCCGGCGACCAGCGGCGGACCCCGTTCGCGCAGGGCCTGCGGCAGATCCAGGACAAGATGCGGGAACTCGGCCAGTACCCGATGGGCAAGCCCACCCCGGACGGCTACGCCGACGTCTACCTGGCCTGGACCTCGGCCGGCACGATGATCGACGGCTGGAACGAGGCGGGTGACCTGATCGCCGGCTACCGCAAGCAGTTCACCTTCGTCAAGCCGGAGAAGCTGGTGGCGAAGCCGCCGGCCACCGCCGGGGCGTACGTGGACGCGCTGGCCCAGCGGCTGGTGCACCAGAAGCTCAGCGCCAAGGAGAAGAAGCTCGTGCTCGCCGTGGCCGGGGTCGCCGAGAGCGCCAAGGTCGACGCCACCTTCAACGGGGCCATCGCCGCGGTCGCGCGGACGATCCTCGCGTCCCCCCAGCACCACCTCCGGTGA